A stretch of Plutella xylostella chromosome 10, ilPluXylo3.1, whole genome shotgun sequence DNA encodes these proteins:
- the LOC105394671 gene encoding echinoderm microtubule-associated protein-like CG42247: protein MSRRAPRRAQPPARRQVAPEPAPAEPPPPTAEPEPQPPSDDEREPGDWRPSRPASPPQRPDDASEGSEATARPPRAEPASRYANLNYWKARRVMFYRNGDAFHPGVEFRFKPGRDLASLDALLDRLSERLELPRGARFVFGMDGDRKYRLDELEDGASYVVSSYKTFKAASYGKKNGMWYGGGGGGAPAGGGWSRGGTRKQSVAESDAPPPGGGKPTSGRVIRIINNMDHSIQCRVLLNLRTTQPFEEVLEDLGQVLKMSGAKRMYTITGQEVRSFSQLRNEFADVETFYLGTVMVAPALSPGVSAPLPVESPMRRSRSRANVAAPPVVTEDLRGRRARSKSRPRVLYAPEGEIVRNSDYTLLEVLKEEPVRITIRGLRRTFYPPIHHAPIDNLPPEKKLQLDWVYGYRGADTRKNLWVLPTGELLYYVAAVAIMYDRDEDSQRHYIGHTEDIQCMELHPSRELVASGQRAGRGRRAQAHVRIWSTDTLQTLHVFGMAEFEAGVAAVAFSQLNGGSYVLAVDAGRESILSVWQWQWGHLLGKVATLQEELTGAAFHPLDDNLLITHGKGHLAFWNRRKDGFFERTDIIKPPSRTHVTALQFEQDGDVVTADSDGFITIYSVDSDGAYFVRMEFEAHIKGISSLVMLSEGTLLSGGEKDRKIAAWDSLQNYKRITETKLPESAGGVRSLYPQRPGRNDGNVYVGTTRNNIMEGSLQRRFNQVVFGHHKQLMGLAVHPDDEMFATAGHDKNIALWRGHKMVFATQVGYECVSLAWHPVGGALAAGSTEGHLVVLNADAGAHVATLRVCGSPLNCLSYNSAGDILAIGSQNGSIYLFRVSRDGFSYKKSNKIRGAQPLVQLDWSLDGCYLQTVTADYDLAFWDIKALSPEKSPIAMKDVKWSTFNSTVGFLVSGMWNNRFYPMTSLISTASRSAAQDLLISGDSDGYLRLFRYPCASPKAEYNEMKVYSGALSSARFLFNDRCVVTAGGMDAALMLWELVDD, encoded by the exons CTCAACTACTGGAAGGCGCGGCGCGTCATGTTCTACCGCAACGGGGACGCGTTCCACCCGGGCGTGGAGTTCCGCTTCAAGCCGGGCCGCGACCTGGCGTCGCTGGACGCGCTGCTGGACCGCCTGTCGGAGCGCCTGGAGCTGCCGCGCGGCGCGCGCTTCGTGTTCGGCATGGACGGCGACCGCAAGTACCGCCTGGACGAGCTGGAGGACGGCGCCTCCTACGTCGTCTCCTCCTACAAAACTTTCAAG GCGGCGAGTTACGGCAAGAAGAACGGCATGTGGtacggtggcggcggcgggggcgcgccGGCCGGGGGCGGCTGGAGCCGGGGCGGCACGCGCAAGCAGAGCGTGGCGGAGAGCGACGCGCCCCCACCCGGGGGCGGCAAGCCCACGTCGGGCCGAGTCATACGCATCATCAACAATATGGACCATTCTATACAG TGTCGAGTATTACTAAACTTACGCACAACACAACCTTTTGAGGAGGTTCTAGAAGATTTAGGACAAGTTTTGAAAATGAGCGGAGCCAAGAGAATGTACACCATCACAGGACAAGAA GTGCGTAGTTTCTCCCAATTACGCAATGAGTTCGCCGACGTGGAGACGTTCTACCTGGGCACCGTGATGGTGGCGCCCGCGCTCAGCCCCGGCGTCAGCGCGCCCCTGCCCGTCGAGTCGCCGATGAGAcg TTCTCGCTCCCGGGCCAACGTAGCCGCCCCACCAGTGGTGACGGAGGACCTGCGCGGGCGCCGCGCCCGGAGCAAAAGTCGACCGCGAGTATTGTACGCGCCTGAAGGGGAAATCGTACGGAACTCAG ACTACACTCTGCTGGAGGTTCTGAAGGAGGAGCCGGTGCGCATCACGATCCGCGGGCTGCGGCGCACGTTCTACCCGCCGATACACCACGCGCCGATTGATAACCTGCCGCCGGAGAAAAAACTGCAGCTGGATTGGGT CTACGGCTACCGCGGCGCAGACACCCGCAAGAACCTGTGGGTGCTGCCCACCGGGGAGCTGCTGTACTACGTGGCCGCCGTCGCCATCATGTACGACCGCGACGAGGACTCGCAGCGACACTATATAGGACATACTGAGGACATACAGTG CATGGAGCTCCACCCGTCCCGCGAGCTGGTAGCCAGCGGGCagcgcgcggggcgcgggcgccggGCCCAGGCCCACGTCAGGATCTGGAGCACCGACACATTGCAGACTCTACATGTCTTCGGCATGGCAGAGTTTGAGGCGGGAGTGGCTGCTGTCGCGTTCTCGCAGCTG AACGGAGGCAGCTACGTGCTGGCGGTGGACGCGGGGCGCGAGAGCATCCTGTCCGTGTGGCAGTGGCAGTGGGGACACCTGCTCGGGAAAGTCGCc ACCCTGCAAGAGGAGCTGACGGGCGCGGCGTTCCACCCGCTGGACGACAACCTGCTCATCACGCACGGGAAGGGCCACCTCGCCTTCTGGAACCGGCGCAAGGACGGCTTCTTCGAACGCACGGATATTATTAAACCG CCATCACGCACGCACGTAACTGCTCTACAATTCGAGCAAGACGGAGACGTGGTGACGGCGGACAGCGACGGGTTCATCACAATATACAGTGTGGACAGCGACGGCGCTTACTTCGTACGAATGGAGTTCGAG gCACACATAAAAGGCATAAGTTCCTTAGTCATGTTATCTGAAGGGACTTTATTGTCTGGAGGAGAAAAGGATAGAAAAATTGCCGCATGGGACTCATTGCAGAATTATAAACGTATAACGGAAACAAAG CTACCAGAATCTGCCGGTGGTGTCCGTAGCCTATATCCTCAGAGGCCAGGAAGAAACGACGGAAATGTTTACGTTGGAACTACTCGGAATAACATTATGGAAGGATCTCTTCAAAGAAGATTTAATCag GTGGTATTTGGACATCACAAACAACTTATGGGCTTGGCAGTCCATCCCGATGATGAAATGTTCGCTACCGCTGGTCATGACAAAAATATAGCCTTATGGCGTGGTCATAAGATGGTTTTCGCCACTCAG GTTGGCTACGAATGTGTATCTCTAGCGTGGCACCCAGTAGGGGGCGCTCTGGCTGCCGGCAGCACGGAGGGTCACCTAGTTGTGCTGAACGCTGATGCAGGAGCCCATGTGGCCACACTTCGAGTGTGCGGCTCACCGCTCAATTGTTTGAGTTACAATTCGG CTGGAGACATTTTAGCGATTGGGTCGCAAAATGGAAGCATTTACCTGTTCCGAGTATCACGCGACGGCTTCTCCTACAAGAAATCTAACAAAATTCGGGGTGCTCAGCCACTAGTTCAACTGGATTGGAGTCTTGATGGATGTTATCTGCAAACAGTGACTGCAGACTATGATCTTGCTTTCT gggATATCAAGGCATTATCACCAGAAAAGAGTCCCATAGCTATGAAAGACGTTAAATGGTCTACATTCAACTCAACAGTAGGATTCCTTGTGTCTG GCATGTGGAACAACAGATTCTACCCCATGACGTCACTGATTTCTACTGCAAGTCGATCCGCAGCCCAGGACCTCCTCATCAGTGGTGACTCCGATGGTTACTTGCGACTATTCAG ATACCCTTGCGCGAGTCCAAAAGCAGAATACAATGAGATGAAGGTGTATTCCGGGGCCTTATCCAGCGCACGTTTCCTGTTTAACGACCGGTGCGTGGTGACCGCTGGAGGCATGGACGCCGCCCTCATGCTGTGGGAGCTGGTGGATGATTAG
- the LOC105394162 gene encoding tetraspanin-33, translating into MSTTNSAKMKSMKSETEHNMKSIKFLLLTITTMFLIISGLMIVLGISVYSHYHSLSFLYESAKSGNFFTPSILVVVMGMVMMIVTLFGFFGSLKESTCMVNLYAYILFLVFLVELIVVCVAFRTDPASLARHVDIPVHAYSSDSEISDEIDRMQYALSCCGSDSYLDYVGQEFTANHSTAAATVTTTDTVTLLLPKSCCESVIDETCSSVKLNGCKRAIINVLVQNSSVLGVLGVSVMFIQVLGITFALLLAHCIRKMKSERALQTWKMCEERIMARKLEEKKDIPTITIGHIDSSKA; encoded by the exons atgtcaacAACGAATTCAGCAAAAATGAAGAGCATGAAGTCAGAAACTGAGCACAATATGAAGTCGATTAAGTTCTTACTTCTCACAATAACTACGATGTTTTTG ATAATATCCGGGCTCATGATAGTCCTGGGCATCTCGGTCTACTCCCACTACCACAGCCTCTCGTTCCTCTACGAGAGCGCTAAGAGCGGGAACTTCTTCACTCCTTCCATCCTGGTCGTGGTGATGgggatggtgatgatgattgtCACGCTGTTCGGGTTTTTTGGCAGCTTGAAGGAGAGCACTTGCATGGTTAACTTG TACGCGTACATCCTGTTCCTAGTATTCCTAGTGGAGCTCATAGTGGTGTGCGTGGCGTTCCGCACGGACCCGGCGAGCCTGGCGCGCCACGTCGACATCCCCGTGCACGCCTACTCCAGCGACAGCGAGATCAGCGACGAGATTGACCGCATGCAGTACGCG CTGTCCTGCTGCGGCAGTGACTCCTACCTAGACTACGTCGGTCAAGAGTTTACAGCGAACCACTCGACCGCCGCGGCCACTGTCACCACCACGGACACCGTCACTCTGCTACTGCCCAAGAGCTGTTGCGAGTCTGTCATAGATGAGACGTGCTCGTCCGTCAAACTGAATGGATGCAAACGAGCGATTATCAATGTCCTTGTCCAGAACTCTAGCGTGCTGGGAGTTTTGGGAGTGTCTGTCATGTTTATTCAG GTACTCGGAATAACGTTTGCTCTACTTCTGGCTCATTGCATCAGGAAGATGAAGAGTGAGAGAGCCCTGCAGACGTGGAAGATGTGTGAGGAGAGGATCATGGCTCGCAAGCTCGAAGAGAAGAAGGATATTCCTACCATCACCATCGGCCATATTGATTCTAGCAAAGCCTAA
- the LOC105394154 gene encoding alpha-ketoglutarate-dependent dioxygenase alkB homolog 4, translating to MTIPRPCGCKGCRTCLICETQFGAEKLKLQLTLDQTKGYVYCPLCNKAWEGWDVDLYKQHPHHTGKSIDYPGVFILLNFLSENEESELMKNLDEIPWDISQSGRRKQNFGPKTNFKKRKIVPGKFDGFPACTKFIQDRFEGIDILKGYETIEQCSLEYDPSKGASIDPHIDDCWIWGERIVTVNCLSDSVLTMTTYSGDISKYNLQDAAEYCPVVLTDGSINTEYKSMDKSALQICEPVSKPDVIVRIPMPRQSLLVIYGEPRYHWEHCVLREDITSRRVCIAYREFTPPYMTNGRHEEIGRTVRDLGKNFWDHTTKYNQA from the exons ATGACTATACCAAGACCGTGCGGCTGCAAAGGCTGTAGAACTTGTCTTATTTGTGAAACGCAATTTGGTGCCGAAAAGTTAAAGTTACAGTTAACACTCGACCAAACAAAAGGTTATGTTTACTGCCCGCTCTGCAACAAAGCATGGGAAGGCTGGGACGTGGACTTGTACAAACAACATCCGCACCACACCGGCAAGTCCATAGACTACCCAGGTGTATtcattttacttaattttctGAGCGAAAACGAGGAATCAGAATTGATGAAAAATTTGGATGAAATCCCGTGGGATATATCACAAAGCGGAAGAAGAAAACAGAACTTTGGCCCGAAAACTAATTTCAAGAAGCGGAAGATAGTACCTGGCAAGTTTGATGGGTTTCCCGCGTGCACTAAATTCATTCAGGACAGGTTTGAGGGTATTGACATCCTGAAAGGTTATGAAACAATTGAGCAGTGCTCCCTCGAGTATGATCCTAGTAAAGGAGCCTCCATAGATCCTCACATTGATGACTGCTGGATCTGGGGCGAGCGCATTGTCACTGTCAACTGCCTGTCAGACTCTGTACTCACTATGACCACATATTCGGGGGATATATCCAAGTACAATCTTCAAGATGCCGCCGAGTACTGCCCTGTAGTGTTGACTGATGGCAGTATTAATACTGAGTACAAAAGTATGGACAAGAGTGCATTGCAGATATGTGAACCGGTGTCTAAGCCTGATGTCATTGTTAGAATACCAATGCCAAG GCAATCACTTCTCGTCATTTACGGTGAGCCAAGATACCACTGGGAGCATTGTGTCCTGAGAGAAGACATCACATCAAGGAGAGTCTGCATTGCCTATCGAGAATTCACTCCTCCATACATGACCAATGGACGCCATGAAGAAATAGGCCGCACTGTACGAGACTTGGGCAAAAACTTTTGGGACCACACAACTAAGTACAATCAGGCATAA
- the LOC105394172 gene encoding CD63 antigen has product MSGSSLEMGMRCIKYMLLCITAMFVLTSALIISVGTTIYAIYFDVSYFLSDQFFSPTTFVIAIGVIMLFVSLFGCIGALKESTCLVNLFAIILSLVLVLEVAAAIAAYSLRAQVAGVVGGNLREAMPHYYDNVDVRDSFDFVQSRLSCCGVDSYLDWGDVTPKDSTTSGIIVQNITVPNSCCAESRYVDMNTAECVSLYANGCLPRVIYLVYQSAGLLGTGAMTFAFIQIIGIIFSFSLAKGIRKAKSERERRRWEIQERMISAHTSLDPHDEKKAPVMYVPFHGQTLA; this is encoded by the exons CTGACGTCAGCACTAATCATCTCTGTCGGCACCACGATCTACGCCATCTACTTCGACGTGTCCTACTTCCTGTCGGACCAGTTCTTCTCCCCGACCACCTTCGTCATCGCCATCGGGGTCATCATGCTGTTTGTGTCGCTGTTCGGATGCATCGGGGCGCTGAAGGAGAGCACTTGCTTGGTTAACTTG TTCGCAATAATCCTGAGCCTGGTGCTGGTCCTGGAGGTGGCGGCTGCCATCGCGGCGTACAGCCTGCGCGCGCAGGTGGCGGGCGTGGTGGGGGGCAACCTGCGGGAGGCCATGCCGCACTACTACGACAATGTGGATGTCAGGGACTCCTTCGACTTCGTGCAGAGCCGG CTAAGCTGCTGCGGCGTAGACAGCTACCTGGACTGGGGCGACGTCACCCCTAAAGACTCCACCACCTCAGGCATCATCGTCCAGAACATCACGGTCCCCAACTCCTGCTGCGCGGAGTCTCGCTATGTGGACATGAACACGGCCGAGTGCGTCAGTCTGTACGCTAACGGGTGCCTGCCCCGGGTGATCTATCTGGTGTACCAGAGCGCAGGGCTTCTTGGCACTGGAGCTATGACTTTCGCTTTTATTCAG ATAATCGGCATAATCTTCTCATTCTCGCTGGCTAAAGGCATCCGTAAGGCCAAGTCTGAGCGCGAGCGCCGCCGCTGGGAGATCCAGGAGCGCATGATTAGCGCACACACCTCCCTCGACCCGCATGACGAGAAAAAGGCTCCCGTCATGTACGTGCCCTTCCACGGACAGACCCTGGCTTAG